The genomic region TCAAAATCTGTTTTTATTGAAAAAGATAAATATATGTAATATTCTAAATACTCATTTTTTATTTTATCAATTAAATTAGGATTTGGCAATAAAAATTTATATAGTCTACTTCTTATAGTGGGTAAAAGATGATACCATCTTGTAGTTGTTCCTATAATGATAGCAAATGATGGAGGTTCTTCAAGAATTTTTAAAGCGGCATTGGCAGCTTGAATATTCATTTTATCAATTTCATGTATAATCACCAGTTTATAATCAGAAAAGTTGGGTTTATACATTAAAAATTCTTGCATATCTCTGATATCTGAAATCTTAATATTACCATCTTTTGGCAATATTTCCAGGATATCGTTGATATTAATATTTTTTTTCAATGTATTTATTGTATTATAAAGTAAATATGTGTCTTGATTGACAAGACATATGGAATTTCCTTTAAAATTTGAAATTTTATCCAGTAAAATCTTAATCACCCCATCATTTATATAGATCAAGAAGTAAACCATTTATAGAATCAATTTTTTTAGCATAAATAAATGCTCCAGCTTCATTCTTTAATAAATCATCAGTTAAGGACTTAAGTTCATTATTAATTTTTTCAGCAACGATATAAAAATTTTTTTCTTTGAAATTCATTTTAGAATTTAATTTATATAAGTTTTTTTCAATTTTTTTTAGAAAGCTCTTCACACTCTTTTTATACTTTTCTAAATTTCTTTCTATAGGCGATCTTTTAAATTCTGCCCCATATTCTTCGATTTTTTCAAGGAGTTTATTTAAATCTTTTTTGATGATTTCTATTTCATTTAAATCCATGATTTCTGTAAAAGAATTTTTTTTTCTATGAATAGATTTATGTGATTTAGAAGATTTTTTATTTTTTACTTTTTTCTCTTCTGGTTTTTGAGAAGAGTTTCCAGATAAAGGGTTAATAAACACATTACTCACCTCCGGTGAGAAATTTATACACCTCTTACTTTTATTATACTACAAAAAAGAAAAAAGGGGATATCCCCTTTTTATGCTTTTATGTGAGATTTGGTTAATTTTATTATAACTTTTCTATATGGTTCTAAGCCAATAGATTCAGTTTCTAAATGAGGATATTGCCTTCTTACATATTCATGAACAATTCTTCTTTCATAGGAAAACATAGGAGCTAATTCAATTTTTTCGGTTTCTTCGTTTAATCTTCTAATAGCATTATCTACAATTTCATATATTTTTTCTTTTTTCTTTCTTCTGTATTCTCCTACATCAAGATTGACATCTATTTTGGTGCTTGAAAGTCTATTAATAAAAATTGATAAAATATGTTGCATTGCGCCAATTGTTCTTCCATATTTTCCAATTAGTTTTCCTAATCCGTCTCCTTCCATTCTAATCAATACGTTTTTACCCTGAAAATTTATAGAGTAGTTGAAATCTCCATCAAAATGTTCTAAAATAGAGTTTAAGAATTCGTTTAACTTATTCATTAAATATTTCTCATTTAAAAAAGCACTAATTATAGCAGATTTGTTACCGATCCCCAAAAATCCCTTTTTAGGTTGCTGAATAACTTCGAAATTAATTTCTTCAGGTGAAACACCATAGTATTTAACCGCTTCTTCGAATGCCAGGTCAATACTTTTTCCTTCAAATTGTTTTTCTCGAATCTTAATGTTCATTTGAACACCTCCTAATGCGACTATTTTGATGTTTTATAGGGTTTTGGACCCAAGCCTAAAAATTCTCTTAATGTTAAACCTTTTACGTTGTTTTTCTTATTAACATAATAAGTAATGAATATTTGTAAAACTGCGTTAGTTACCCAATAAATAAATATTCCGGTAGGTAATCCTATGAATAAAAATGGGAAAACAACCATCATAATAGATGTATTCCATGCTGTTTTTCTATCAGTTGCTGATTGTAAAGCGTTGTATAGATATGCTAAAACACTTAATAGTACTAAAACAATATTTTGGCTAAAACCACCTTGAGATAAATCTGACCATATTAAAAATTGTGGATTATAAGCAAAAGTTCCTTGATAATAGTTAATTGCACCATATAAAACCCAGAAAATTGGTAATTGAATAAAAGCGGTTAAACAACCACCGGCAGGATTAATTTTATGTTCTTTGTATAATTCCATTAAAGCTTGTTGTTGTCTTTGAGGATCTTTATATTTTTTCTTTATTTTTTCTATTTCTGGTTGTAATTTTCTCATTTCTATCATTGATTTTGTTTGTTTATGATATAGAGGATATAATATTAATCTTATAACAACAGTAAATATCATTATAGCCCATCCAAAATTACCCGTAAATCTATATAGCCACCACAAGAAAGTTACAAAACCATAGTTTATATACCATAGCCAGTTTATTGCTCCAACTGATTTTGCCAATGTTTTTATTCGTTCATATTTTTCAGGGAATATTTGTTTTATAAAAATAAATTTTGAAGGTCCCATATAAGCTTTAAACGAAATATCTTTAGAAATAGTAATACTTTGATTTTCGATTTTTAGATTTCCTGCATCAAAAACGAACATTGATTTAATGGGATTATTTAGATAAGAGATTAGTAATTCATTATCAGTTGAAACTGTATTTGGGTAAGAAATAGTAGGAATTACAACTTTTCCGCTTAAGTTTTTAAAAGAAATGTCAAAGTTGTAGTATGGATCATTATAAAATCTATAACTTTTTATTCCACCATTATCAAAATAATATTTTATTTCAATAAAATTATTAGCATGATCTTCTGAAATATCAAAAGATGTTGGTAAAATTTCATTACCATTTTCATCATATAAATCAAAGCTATCATTATAATAACTATAGATTTTAATAAATAGTGTATTGCTTCTGTTTTGTAAAATTTCAAAACTTTTCATATGTCCATAATTATCCAATGAGACTTTATACAATCTCATATGTAAATCTATTTCTGTTGATGATGATGTAATGTTATATTCTGGAGTTTGAGAGAAAACAAAAACCCCTAGGACAATCAGTCCTATAATTAAAATTAACTTTTTCAATTTTTTACACCCCTTTGTTTATTTTTTGTAGATGGTATGAATACAAATTTTTCTGGGACTGGATCGATACCACCTTGATGAAAAGGATTGCACCTTAAAATTCTCAATATGCCTAAATACAGACCTCTTAAAACACCAAACTTTTCTATAGCCTCATAAGTATAGGTGGAACAAGTAGGATAATAAATACATTTTGAAGGTTTATAAGGCGAAATAAATCTTTTATAAATTTTGATAAGTCCCAAAAATATTTTTTTCATTCTAAGCGCTCCGATATATTTAAAATAATATTTTTAACATCTTCAAAAGACATATTATCAAAATCCTTTGAAAGTTTTTTTCGAGGCAAAAAAACTATATCATAATCTTGTGGAAAGAGACCTTTGTTTCTTCTATATATTTCTCGGATATAGCGTTTTAATTTATTTCTTTTATGAGCTTTTCCGAATTTTCTTTTTATTGTAATACCTATTCTTGAAAAATTAAGATTATTTTTAGTATATACAACTACAAAATAATCGTTAATGTGTCTCTTTCCACAAGAAAAAACTCTGTCAAAATCATTTTTAAAATGAATTCTTTCTCTTTTCTTTAAAGTTTCCCTCATATTAAACAGCTAATCTTTTTCTTCCTTTAGCTCTTCTTCTTCTTAATACAGCTCTTCCACCTGGAGTTTTAGTTCTTGCTAAAAATCCATGTGTTCTTCTTCTCTTAGTTCTGGAAGGTTGGTATGTTCTTTTCATTAAAATTCCTCCTTTTTCAAATTTTTCTATATATACCTTCACCTATTATACCCTTAAAATATTTTTTATGTCAATAAGAAAAGTTACAATTATTTTTTTTTTAAGAAAAAATTCGGGGAATCCCGAATTTAACGTAACGTTTTTAATTGTTCTTTTCTTAAATTTATGATTTGAATTAATTTTGTATATTCATCATTTGTAATTTCGCCTATTTTAAAATCGCAATGATAATATCCTCTGAATATTTCCTCTTTATATATAATCTCACCAATCAGATTAATTTTTAAATTCATGGCTTCAAAAGTAATTAAGAGCTTCGTATCAGCCATATTATTTATTTTATCTTTCAAAGCATAGAAAATAATATTTTTATTTGAAATACTCTCAATGTTTAATTTAAAAGCTTTTTCATTATCGAGACGCCATACGTATTTATTTACAAAAACAACTCTTTTTAGAGGCACTCCTATTCCATTTAAATTCCATTTTACAGAAGTCATCTCATTTTCATTTATTTCCTTATTTACTTTTAATATATATCCCATCTTGTTTTTTCCCATAATAGTACAACTTTTATTAAATGAATTGTTGTTTGAATAATATTCAATAGAAATAGTATTTCCAAGTTTTAAGAATTTCTCGCAAATATTGATTACTTTTCCATTAATTTCAACGCTCTTTTGTGGAATAAAAATATTAATATAATCTCTTTTTGAGTTAAGAACTTTTGCTTCTACTCTAACTATTTTTTCATTAATATTAAAATTAATAAATACATCATTGTATTTCATTAAAGTATTTTGTAAAAGCCCACCATAAAATTCTGGTATGATTTTGATTACAGCATCGACAATAGTTTTATCCAGTTTACCATTTTCAACCATTTTTAGTAATATTTTTGGAGCATCTTCTATTTTAAGAGCTTTTCTCCATGGCCTATTTGAGAGCAAAGCGTCTGTAACTTCTGCTACTGCTAAAATCCTTGATAGTAATGACAAATCGTATTTATTTTTACCAGAATACCCACTGCCATCTAAGTATTCATGATGATACTTAGCTATTTCAACATATTCGGAAAAATAATCATTTCCAGCAAATAAGAATTCTAATTTGCTAGTATGTTGTTTTATTTGTTCTAACTCCACGGGAGTCAATTTTTCTGATTTTTGAAGTATATCTTTTGAAATCCATATTTCTCCTAAATCATGTATTAAAGCAGCGTAATATAATTTTTCTATTTTATCCTGATTTAATTCCAATTTTTCTGCAATGAGTACAGAAAGATCAGCAATTCTTAAGGAATGATAATAAGTATATGCGTCATGAGCTTTTAATATGTAAAATAATGAATTTATAGTTTGTTCAATAGCATATTCCCTTAAAACAGAATCTTTTACGTCAAGAATTATAGTTAAAAAATTTTTTAAATGTTCATAAAAGAGTTCTTTTAAAGTATTAATATTATCATATTTTGTTGTTTTATCCATTAGAATATAAATAAAACCTACAACTTCATTTCTAAAAATAATGTTTTGTCCCAAAGCAAAATAATCTTCTATTCCATCAAAAAAATGCTTATTAATTGATTCCTCATATAACACAGAATCGAAATTATTAATACGAAATTTATCTTCTACGGAAAAATACATATCATTCATTGAAAGATCAAAATCCATTTTTTCAGAATCGAAGTAAGATATAATTCTGAAAAGATTATCGGAAATTTTAATACCTAATATTAATCTGAAATTGGTAACTGGTATATTGGCAATTATAGAATTTATAGAATTATAGTGTTTATTCATTTATGTCACCTTTACTTTTGAAATTTTTTGAGGTTCCAATAATTAAATACATTCCATCTTTTAATAATTCAGGTGATTTAATGTTGTTGATTTTTAATAAATATTCAACGGAAACTCCAAAAATTCTGGAAATGTTATATAAAGTATCGCCGTTTTTTACCTTATAATATATGTAATTATCTTTTTTAGGTTCCTCTCTATAAAATTTTTCAAAAACAGAATTATCCAGAGAATATATTTCCCTTGGAAGGGTATCTTCTATTACAAGGGAAAAATTATTTACATTTAAATTAGTACCTTCCTGACTAACCTTTATGCCATGGATAGAAACATTTTTATATAAAATTAATATGGATATATTTGCATTTTTGATTTCATTGGAGTATTTTTTTATAACCTCATTGGTGTTTAATACTTTGAAATCATTACCGGAATAATCATCATATCTTTCAATTAAACCAATTACAAAAATTTCATTATTATTATATAAATATTTTGTGTAAGGCATATAATAATCTTTTCCTTTATATTCTATATTAGCCAATAAGAAAGGAGTGTTTATATCAAAAAGATTTTTATTTAATTTAAATTCTAAAAAAGGTTTATATGCAGGAATTTCATAATACCCGCTATTGCTTTTAGAAAAATTTGTTGAAAAAGCCAATATTCCGTATATAAAAATAGAAATTATAATTATAATTTTCTTCATAATAATCCCTCCTGATTTCTCAGGATAATTATATCATAAAATGATTAAATTTCATTATAAATATCAATAAAAATAGTTTCTAAATCGAAATTTTTTTCTAATAATTTAGAAATAGCTTTTACACCAAAAGTTTCTGTAACATAATGTCCAGCGTTAATATAAGTTATTCCCATTTCTTCAGAGATATTTCTGATGTGTTCTTTTATCTCACCAGTAATAAAAGTATCTACTTTTCCCTCTAAAGATTCCAGTGCATACGAAGCACCGCCAGAAATAATAGCAACTTTTTTAACATAATCATTATTTTTATATATTAATAAGTCTTTCCTCTGAAAAACATCATATAAAATATTTTTAAATTCATCAAAAGGTTTTGGATCAATGTATTCGCCAATATATCCAACATCAAAAGGTTCTGTTATTTTCAAATTTAGTTTTTTTGCAATTTGAGCGTTATTCCCATATTCATTATGAGCATCAAGAGGTAAATGATATCCCATTAATGTAATATCATTTTTTATAAGATTTTCTATGCGCTTTTTAAAATATCCTCTTATTTTAAAAAAGTCTTTTCCAAAAATCCCATGGTGTACAAAGAGCATATCAACATTATTTTTTAAAGCTTCATCAAGGAATTTTTTGTTAAATGACACTCCAATAGCAACTTTTTTCACTTCATGTTTTCCTTCTATTTGAATTCCGTTAAAACAAAAATCATTAAATTTATCAACTTCTAACAAATCATTTAAAAATTTCTCTATTTCAAAAATATTAGCCATAATTCCACCTCCACTTTTATTATAGCATAAAAAAAGGTCTCCATAATCGGAGACCTCATTTTTATATAATTGCTAATTCTGTTTCTTTATCAAATACATGCATTGTTTCCATTTCTAAAATTAATTCTACTTCTGTTCCTTCGCGTGCGGTTGTAGTAGGATCAACCTTTGCAACTAAATATTGTCCTCCAATTGTAACATGTAATAACGTTTCACTACCAAGAGGTTCTGCAACATCTACTTTTCCTTTAACAATATCGTTTGTATGTTCTCCTTTATAAATTGATTTATCGTGAATATTTTCTGGCCTAATGCCAAATATTATATCTTTATCTATATAAGCATCTAATTTTTCTTCAAATTCTTTAGGTACTTTAACTTTTAATTCTTCAGCAGAAATCCATAAACCGCCTTCACCTCTAACAATCTTTGCTTCTAAGAAATTCATAGGAGGTGTTCCAATAAATCCAGCAACAAATTTGTTTGTAGGTTTGAAATAAACATCATATGGGCTTCCTATTTGTTGAATAACCCCATCTTTCATAATAACAATTTTATCTGCCATAGTCATAGCTTCAACCTGATCGTGAGTAACGTAAACTATTGTAGCGTTTAATCTATGGTGTAATTTTTTTAATTCAGATCTCATTTGAACCCTTAATTTAGCATCTAAGTTTGATAAAGGTTCATCAAATAAGAAAACTTTTGGGTCCCTAACAATTGCCCTACCAACTGCAACCCTTTGTCTTTGACCACCGGATAATTGTTTAGGTTTTCTATCCAACAAATGAGCAATATCAAGGATTTTAGCAGCATTTTTAACTCTTTGATCAATTTCTTCTTTTGGAAATTTTCTTAATTTTAAACCAAAAGCCATATTATCATATACAGTCATGTGTGGATAAAGAGCATAGTTTTGGAAAACAAAAGCAATGTCTCTATCTTTAGGTTCAACATCATTAACTACTTTTCCATCGATCTTTAAAGTTCCTTTAGAAATTTCTTCTAATCCTGCAATCATTCTCAATGTTGTAGTTTTACCACAACCTGAAGGACCTAATAAAACACAAAATTCTTTGTCTTCAATAGTAAAACTTGCACTTTTTACAGCATGAAATCCATTAGGGTAAATTTTATCAATATTTTCCAATACAACTTGTGCCATTTAATACACCTCCATTAATCTTCGAGATTTTCTATTTCTTTAAATATATCTTTAATTTCATTATATTTGGATGGGTCACCTATTTCCATTAGATATAAATCTCTAATTTCATCTATAAAATTCATTAATTTTTTGAATTTATCAAACCCTATTAACACGAATTCTGGTTTTCCGTTTTTTGTGATAACTACAAATTTATTTTTTGATTCTTCAGTAACCTGTGAAAATTTTGCTTTAGCTTCAGCAACACTATAGAATTTTAAGTTTTCAATATCCATTCAATTTCCTCCTTGACTATAATTATAGTCATATTAATAAAAATAAAAAAGTCTGAATACACATAACTATATAAAAATAATAAGTAATATAAATAATTATGCTATAAATTCTCTTGTTTTTATACAAATGAATTATAACTTTCGCTTCGCGAAGATTAAATATTATAAACTAAAATAATTGCTTTATTTATAACATATATTAATTATTATATTTTTTTAATATATAAACCTTTATTTATTTTTAATGCTTCGCATTAAACTTTCGCTTCGCGAAATTTTAAACATTATAAATTAAATATATCATAATAAAAGTTTTTATCTATTTTTAGCACATATAATTAAAAATATGCCTATGAGAGAATATTATTTTTGAGTATTTTTAATACTTTGTCTGTAAATATAATTAAAAATCTCCCTGAAAATCAGGGAGATTCTTAATTATATGTCTATTCCAAAATTATAATGTTTTTTAATGTCCTTTAAAATTTCCCATTTACATGAAAGTCCTTTTTTAAACCTTACAAGATCGCCTTTTTTAATTTTGTATTTATGATTTTTAGTATGAACAACCACTTCACCTTCAAGAATATAACATACCTCTGAATCGTCGTAATACCAATCGAATGTTGAAGCTTCTTTTTCCCAAATTGGCCATTTTTCAACATCTAATTTTTTTAATAAATCTTCTGAAGGATTTTCGATAATTTTAACTTCAGGTTCATTATCTAAAAGAGTTCCCATAGGATCTCTTAAACCTCCTTCAGCACTTAAAATAGCTTCGCCCAACATCCCAAAGTATTCTTCAACATCTTCTTTTTTAAAATTATCATAAAGAAATAACTCCAGAGTTTCAAAATCAGCCTCTGGATGTTTTTCGAAAAACTCATCTACAGCTTTAATAATT from Marinitoga aeolica harbors:
- a CDS encoding YaaR family protein, which codes for MFINPLSGNSSQKPEEKKVKNKKSSKSHKSIHRKKNSFTEIMDLNEIEIIKKDLNKLLEKIEEYGAEFKRSPIERNLEKYKKSVKSFLKKIEKNLYKLNSKMNFKEKNFYIVAEKINNELKSLTDDLLKNEAGAFIYAKKIDSINGLLLDLYK
- the jag gene encoding RNA-binding cell elongation regulator Jag/EloR produces the protein MNIKIREKQFEGKSIDLAFEEAVKYYGVSPEEINFEVIQQPKKGFLGIGNKSAIISAFLNEKYLMNKLNEFLNSILEHFDGDFNYSINFQGKNVLIRMEGDGLGKLIGKYGRTIGAMQHILSIFINRLSSTKIDVNLDVGEYRRKKKEKIYEIVDNAIRRLNEETEKIELAPMFSYERRIVHEYVRRQYPHLETESIGLEPYRKVIIKLTKSHIKA
- the yidC gene encoding membrane protein insertase YidC gives rise to the protein MKKLILIIGLIVLGVFVFSQTPEYNITSSSTEIDLHMRLYKVSLDNYGHMKSFEILQNRSNTLFIKIYSYYNDSFDLYDENGNEILPTSFDISEDHANNFIEIKYYFDNGGIKSYRFYNDPYYNFDISFKNLSGKVVIPTISYPNTVSTDNELLISYLNNPIKSMFVFDAGNLKIENQSITISKDISFKAYMGPSKFIFIKQIFPEKYERIKTLAKSVGAINWLWYINYGFVTFLWWLYRFTGNFGWAIMIFTVVIRLILYPLYHKQTKSMIEMRKLQPEIEKIKKKYKDPQRQQQALMELYKEHKINPAGGCLTAFIQLPIFWVLYGAINYYQGTFAYNPQFLIWSDLSQGGFSQNIVLVLLSVLAYLYNALQSATDRKTAWNTSIMMVVFPFLFIGLPTGIFIYWVTNAVLQIFITYYVNKKNNVKGLTLREFLGLGPKPYKTSK
- the yidD gene encoding membrane protein insertion efficiency factor YidD, yielding MKKIFLGLIKIYKRFISPYKPSKCIYYPTCSTYTYEAIEKFGVLRGLYLGILRILRCNPFHQGGIDPVPEKFVFIPSTKNKQRGVKN
- the rnpA gene encoding ribonuclease P protein component, with translation MRETLKKRERIHFKNDFDRVFSCGKRHINDYFVVVYTKNNLNFSRIGITIKRKFGKAHKRNKLKRYIREIYRRNKGLFPQDYDIVFLPRKKLSKDFDNMSFEDVKNIILNISERLE
- the rpmH gene encoding 50S ribosomal protein L34, translating into MKRTYQPSRTKRRRTHGFLARTKTPGGRAVLRRRRAKGRKRLAV
- a CDS encoding HD-GYP domain-containing protein codes for the protein MNKHYNSINSIIANIPVTNFRLILGIKISDNLFRIISYFDSEKMDFDLSMNDMYFSVEDKFRINNFDSVLYEESINKHFFDGIEDYFALGQNIIFRNEVVGFIYILMDKTTKYDNINTLKELFYEHLKNFLTIILDVKDSVLREYAIEQTINSLFYILKAHDAYTYYHSLRIADLSVLIAEKLELNQDKIEKLYYAALIHDLGEIWISKDILQKSEKLTPVELEQIKQHTSKLEFLFAGNDYFSEYVEIAKYHHEYLDGSGYSGKNKYDLSLLSRILAVAEVTDALLSNRPWRKALKIEDAPKILLKMVENGKLDKTIVDAVIKIIPEFYGGLLQNTLMKYNDVFINFNINEKIVRVEAKVLNSKRDYINIFIPQKSVEINGKVINICEKFLKLGNTISIEYYSNNNSFNKSCTIMGKNKMGYILKVNKEINENEMTSVKWNLNGIGVPLKRVVFVNKYVWRLDNEKAFKLNIESISNKNIIFYALKDKINNMADTKLLITFEAMNLKINLIGEIIYKEEIFRGYYHCDFKIGEITNDEYTKLIQIINLRKEQLKTLR
- a CDS encoding LysM peptidoglycan-binding domain-containing protein, which produces MKKIIIIISIFIYGILAFSTNFSKSNSGYYEIPAYKPFLEFKLNKNLFDINTPFLLANIEYKGKDYYMPYTKYLYNNNEIFVIGLIERYDDYSGNDFKVLNTNEVIKKYSNEIKNANISILILYKNVSIHGIKVSQEGTNLNVNNFSLVIEDTLPREIYSLDNSVFEKFYREEPKKDNYIYYKVKNGDTLYNISRIFGVSVEYLLKINNIKSPELLKDGMYLIIGTSKNFKSKGDINE
- a CDS encoding Nif3-like dinuclear metal center hexameric protein — encoded protein: MANIFEIEKFLNDLLEVDKFNDFCFNGIQIEGKHEVKKVAIGVSFNKKFLDEALKNNVDMLFVHHGIFGKDFFKIRGYFKKRIENLIKNDITLMGYHLPLDAHNEYGNNAQIAKKLNLKITEPFDVGYIGEYIDPKPFDEFKNILYDVFQRKDLLIYKNNDYVKKVAIISGGASYALESLEGKVDTFITGEIKEHIRNISEEMGITYINAGHYVTETFGVKAISKLLEKNFDLETIFIDIYNEI
- a CDS encoding ABC transporter ATP-binding protein, with amino-acid sequence MAQVVLENIDKIYPNGFHAVKSASFTIEDKEFCVLLGPSGCGKTTTLRMIAGLEEISKGTLKIDGKVVNDVEPKDRDIAFVFQNYALYPHMTVYDNMAFGLKLRKFPKEEIDQRVKNAAKILDIAHLLDRKPKQLSGGQRQRVAVGRAIVRDPKVFLFDEPLSNLDAKLRVQMRSELKKLHHRLNATIVYVTHDQVEAMTMADKIVIMKDGVIQQIGSPYDVYFKPTNKFVAGFIGTPPMNFLEAKIVRGEGGLWISAEELKVKVPKEFEEKLDAYIDKDIIFGIRPENIHDKSIYKGEHTNDIVKGKVDVAEPLGSETLLHVTIGGQYLVAKVDPTTTAREGTEVELILEMETMHVFDKETELAII
- a CDS encoding type II toxin-antitoxin system Phd/YefM family antitoxin → MDIENLKFYSVAEAKAKFSQVTEESKNKFVVITKNGKPEFVLIGFDKFKKLMNFIDEIRDLYLMEIGDPSKYNEIKDIFKEIENLED
- a CDS encoding cupin domain-containing protein, producing MGTLLDNEPEVKIIENPSEDLLKKLDVEKWPIWEKEASTFDWYYDDSEVCYILEGEVVVHTKNHKYKIKKGDLVRFKKGLSCKWEILKDIKKHYNFGIDI